One window of the Roseovarius sp. THAF9 genome contains the following:
- a CDS encoding adenylosuccinate synthase: MANVVVVGAQWGDEGKGKIVDWLSERADVIARFQGGHNAGHTLVIDGKVYKLNALPSGVVRGGKLSVIGNGVVLDPWHLVNEIASIREQGVEISPETLMIAENTPLILPIHGELDRAREEAASKGTKIGTTGRGIGPAYEDKVGRRSVRVADLADDATLEARVDRALQHHDPLRKGLGIEPVDRDKLVAQLKSIAQELLPYAAPVWKVLNDQRKAGKRILFEGAQGALLDIDFGTYPFVTSSNVIAGQAATGVGMGPGAIDYVLGIVKAYTTRVGEGPFPTELQDEDGQRLGERGREFGTVTGRQRRCGWFDAALVRQTCATSGVTGISLTKLDVLDGFDTLKICVGYELDGKQLDYLPTATDQQWRCKPIYEEMQGWSETTEGARSWADLPANAIKYVRRVEELIQCPVALLSTSPEREDTILVTDPFAD, encoded by the coding sequence ATGGCAAATGTCGTCGTTGTCGGCGCCCAATGGGGTGACGAGGGAAAAGGCAAGATCGTTGACTGGCTGAGTGAGCGCGCGGACGTGATCGCGCGGTTCCAGGGCGGGCACAACGCGGGCCACACGCTTGTGATCGACGGCAAGGTGTACAAGCTGAACGCGCTGCCGTCCGGCGTGGTGCGCGGCGGCAAGCTGAGCGTGATCGGCAATGGCGTGGTGCTGGACCCGTGGCATCTGGTCAACGAAATCGCTTCGATCCGCGAGCAGGGGGTCGAGATCAGCCCCGAGACGCTGATGATCGCAGAGAATACACCGCTGATCCTGCCGATCCACGGCGAGCTTGACCGTGCCCGCGAAGAAGCGGCGAGCAAGGGCACCAAGATCGGCACCACCGGACGCGGCATCGGCCCGGCCTACGAGGACAAGGTCGGCCGCCGCTCGGTCCGCGTCGCGGACCTGGCCGACGACGCAACGCTGGAGGCGCGCGTCGACCGCGCGTTGCAGCACCACGATCCTTTGCGCAAAGGGTTGGGAATTGAGCCGGTGGATCGCGACAAGCTGGTGGCGCAGCTGAAATCCATCGCGCAGGAGTTGCTGCCCTATGCCGCGCCGGTCTGGAAGGTGCTGAACGACCAGCGCAAGGCGGGCAAGCGAATCCTGTTCGAGGGCGCGCAGGGTGCGCTGCTGGACATCGACTTTGGTACCTATCCGTTCGTGACCTCCTCGAATGTCATCGCGGGGCAGGCCGCCACGGGCGTCGGCATGGGGCCGGGGGCGATCGATTACGTGCTGGGAATCGTCAAGGCCTATACGACTCGCGTGGGCGAAGGCCCGTTCCCGACCGAGTTGCAGGATGAGGATGGTCAGCGTTTGGGGGAACGCGGGCGCGAGTTCGGCACCGTCACGGGCCGTCAGCGGCGCTGCGGCTGGTTTGATGCAGCGCTTGTGCGCCAGACCTGTGCAACATCGGGCGTGACCGGGATTTCGCTGACCAAGCTGGACGTGCTGGACGGCTTTGACACGCTGAAGATCTGCGTGGGATACGAACTGGACGGTAAGCAGCTGGATTATCTGCCCACGGCGACCGATCAGCAATGGCGCTGCAAGCCCATATACGAGGAAATGCAGGGCTGGTCCGAGACCACCGAGGGTGCGCGCAGCTGGGCCGACCTGCCCGCCAACGCCATCAAGTATGTGCGCCGGGTCGAGGAGTTGATCCAATGCCCCGTCGCTCTACTCTCAACCTCGCCGGAGCGGGAGGACACGATCCTCGTGACCGACCCCTTCGCAGACTGA
- a CDS encoding DUF6524 family protein: MTGFILRWALAFILLAATYNPTRYNFIVWAQENWDAQMPLTVLFALLLLVGYIIYLRATLRSIGAFGMGLILAIAAALAWVLVDYGFLDLDDPTRNLWLGLVALSLVLGIGLSWSHVRRRLSGQSDMDDVDE; encoded by the coding sequence ATGACCGGATTTATCCTAAGATGGGCATTGGCCTTCATCCTGCTGGCTGCAACGTACAACCCGACACGGTACAACTTCATCGTCTGGGCGCAGGAAAACTGGGACGCGCAAATGCCGCTGACCGTGCTCTTTGCGCTGCTGCTTCTGGTGGGTTACATCATCTACCTGCGCGCCACTCTGCGCTCGATTGGGGCGTTTGGAATGGGCTTGATCCTCGCTATCGCAGCAGCCTTGGCGTGGGTGCTCGTCGACTACGGCTTCCTCGACCTCGACGATCCGACCCGGAACCTCTGGCTGGGACTTGTGGCGCTTTCTTTGGTTCTGGGCATCGGCCTCAGCTGGAGCCACGTGCGCCGCCGCCTGTCGGGACAATCCGACATGGATGACGTCGACGAGTAG
- the ribA gene encoding GTP cyclohydrolase II, protein MQLGPDKTELLARARADLRMGVPVVLRDGDSLAIIAAAETCDPARLDALQSAGLELHLAISARRAATLKARAYDGDLARVIVPKEAPLSWVQAVADPADDLRSPMKGPLTSAREGKADTHRAALLLVKSARLLPAAIVMAIPADTLDTALTTLKVADITAHLKAASPMHKVVSARLPLEVSEAGRLHIWRPEDGGEEHYAIEIGSPARHEPVLSRLHSACFTGDLLGSLKCDCGPQLRAALAQMGAEGAGVLLYLNQEGRGIGLANKMRAYALQDQGFDTVEANHRLGFEDDERDFRIGADILRNMGFGAVRLLTNNPAKIDMMKSCGIDVVERVPLKVGEGAHNRAYLATKAAKSGHLL, encoded by the coding sequence ATGCAGCTTGGCCCCGACAAGACGGAACTCCTCGCGCGGGCCCGCGCCGATCTTCGCATGGGGGTGCCGGTGGTATTGCGCGACGGCGACTCGCTTGCCATTATCGCGGCGGCGGAAACCTGCGATCCGGCCCGTCTCGACGCGTTGCAGTCGGCAGGTCTGGAACTGCATCTGGCCATCTCGGCCCGCCGCGCCGCAACGCTGAAAGCCCGCGCCTATGACGGCGACCTCGCGCGTGTCATCGTCCCGAAAGAGGCGCCGTTGTCTTGGGTGCAGGCCGTGGCGGACCCGGCGGACGATCTACGGAGCCCGATGAAGGGCCCGCTCACCTCGGCACGCGAAGGCAAGGCCGACACCCATCGCGCGGCGCTGCTGCTGGTCAAATCCGCCCGCCTTTTGCCTGCCGCGATCGTCATGGCGATCCCGGCCGATACGCTCGACACTGCATTGACCACGCTCAAAGTGGCCGACATCACCGCGCATCTCAAAGCAGCAAGTCCAATGCACAAAGTGGTCAGCGCCCGGCTGCCTCTCGAAGTATCCGAGGCCGGACGTCTTCACATCTGGCGGCCCGAGGACGGCGGGGAAGAACATTACGCCATAGAAATCGGCAGCCCCGCACGGCACGAACCAGTCTTGTCACGCCTGCATTCCGCCTGTTTCACCGGTGACCTTCTTGGCAGCCTGAAATGCGATTGCGGACCGCAGTTGCGGGCGGCATTGGCGCAGATGGGGGCCGAGGGCGCCGGCGTGCTACTCTATCTTAACCAAGAGGGGCGCGGCATCGGCCTGGCCAACAAGATGCGCGCCTACGCTTTGCAGGATCAGGGCTTCGATACGGTCGAGGCCAATCACCGGCTGGGGTTCGAGGATGACGAACGCGATTTTCGCATCGGCGCAGATATATTGCGCAACATGGGCTTCGGCGCCGTGCGCCTGCTGACCAACAACCCCGCCAAGATCGACATGATGAAAAGCTGCGGCATCGACGTGGTGGAACGCGTGCCGCTTAAGGTCGGCGAAGGGGCGCATAACCGCGCGTATCTCGCCACCAAGGCTGCGAAGTCAGGGCACTTGCTTTAG
- a CDS encoding DUF2842 domain-containing protein, translating into MALSYKARRRWSLVILLIALPLYIVVAVNLTDWLRTRYDVGFLTELVVFIVLGIAWVLPLKPIFRGVGQPDPDARD; encoded by the coding sequence ATGGCCCTGAGTTACAAAGCCCGCCGCCGCTGGTCGCTGGTGATCCTGCTGATCGCCCTGCCGCTTTACATCGTGGTGGCGGTAAACCTGACGGACTGGCTAAGGACCCGGTATGATGTCGGTTTTCTGACCGAGCTGGTGGTTTTCATCGTGCTTGGTATCGCGTGGGTCCTGCCGCTGAAACCCATTTTCCGCGGTGTGGGGCAGCCGGACCCGGACGCAAGAGACTAG